Proteins encoded together in one Perognathus longimembris pacificus isolate PPM17 chromosome 8, ASM2315922v1, whole genome shotgun sequence window:
- the Pou3f3 gene encoding POU domain, class 3, transcription factor 3 — translation MATAASNPYLPGNSLLAAGSIVHSDAAGAGGGGGGGGGGGGGGGGAGGGGGGGMQPGSAAVTSGAYRGDPSSVKMVQSDFMQGAMAASNGGHMLSHAHQWVTALPHAAAAAAAAAAAAVEASSPWSGSAVGMAGSPQQPPQPPPPQGPDVKGGAGRDDLHAGTALHHRGPPHLGPPPPPPPPPPHQGHPGGWGAAAAAAAAAAAAAAAAAHLPSMAGGQQPPPPQSLLYSQPGGFTVNGMLSAPPGSGGGGGGGGAGGGAQSLVHPGLVRGDTPDLAEHHHHHHHHAHPHPPHPHHAQGPPHHGGGGGGGGGAGPGLNNHDPHSDEDTPTSDDLEQFAKQFKQRRIKLGFTQADVGLALGTLYGNVFSQTTICRFEALQLSFKNMCKLKPLLNKWLEEADSSTGSPTSIDKIAAQGRKRKKRTSIEVSVKGALESHFLKCPKPSAQEITNLADSLQLEKEVVRVWFCNRRQKEKRMTPPGIQQQTPDDVYSQVGAVSADTPPPHHGLQTSVQ, via the coding sequence ATGGCCACGGCGGCTTCTAACCCCTACCTGCCGGGGAACAGCCTGCTCGCGGCCGGCTCCATTGTGCACTCGGACGCGgcgggggccggcggcggcggaggcggcggcggcggcggcggcgggggcggcggcggcgcggggggcggcggcggcggcggcatgcAGCCCGGGAGCGCCGCCGTCACCTCCGGCGCCTACCGGGGGGACCCCTCCTCGGTGAAGATGGTCCAGAGCGACTTCATGCAGGGGGCCATGGCCGCCAGCAACGGCGGCCATATGCTGAGCCACGCGCACCAGTGGGTCACGGCCCTGccccacgccgccgccgccgccgccgccgccgccgccgccgccgtggaGGCGAGCTCGCCGTGGTCGGGCAGCGCGGTGGGCATGGCCGGCAGCCCCCAGCAgccgccgcagccgccgccgccgcagggcCCCGACGTGAAGGGCGGCGCCGGGCGCGACGACCTGCACGCCGGCACCGCGCTGCACCACCGGGGGCCGCCGCACCTGggacccccgccgccgccgccgccgccgcccccgcacCAGGGCCacccggggggctggggggccgccgccgccgctgccgccgccgccgccgccgccgccgccgccgccgcgcaccTCCCGTCCATGGCCGGGGgccagcagccgccgccgccgcagagCCTGCTCTACTCGCAGCCCGGGGGCTTCACGGTGAACGGCATGCTGAGCGCGCCCCCGGggtccggcggcggcggcggcggcggcggcgcgggcggcggcgcgcaGAGCCTGGTGCACCCGGGGCTGGTGCGCGGGGACACCCCGGACCTGGccgagcaccaccaccaccaccaccaccacgcgcACCCGCACCCGCCGCACCCGCACCACGCGCAGGGCCCGCCGCaccacggcggcggcggcggcggcggcggcggcgcggggccgggACTCAACAACCACGACCCGCACTCGGACGAGGACACGCCGACGTCCGACGACCTGGAGCAGTTCGCCAAGCAGTTCAAGCAGCGGCGCATCAAGCTGGGCTTCACGCAGGCCGACGTGGGGCTGGCGCTGGGCACGCTGTACGGCAACGTGTTCTCGCAGACCACCATCTGCCGCTTCGAGGCCCTGCAGCTGAGCTTCAAGAACATGTGCAAGCTCAAGCCGCTGCTGAACAAGTGGCTGGAGGAGGCGGACTCGAGCACCGGCAGCCCCACCAGCATCGACAAGATCGCCGCGCAGGGCCGCAAGCGCAAGAAGCGGACCTCCATCGAGGTGAGCGTCAAGGGCGCGCTCGAGAGCCACTTCCTCAAGTGCCCCAAGCCCTCGGCGCAGGAGATCACCAACCTGGCCGACAGCCTGCAGCTCGAGAAGGAGGTCGTGCGCGTCTGGTTCTGCAACCGCCGCCAGAAGGAGAAGCGCATGACGCCCCCCGGCATCCAGCAGCAGACGCCCGACGACGTCTACTCGCAGGTGGGCGCCGTGAGCGCCGACACGCCGCCGCCGCACCACGGCCTGCAGACCAGTGTGCAGTGA